One genomic region from Geotrypetes seraphini chromosome 13, aGeoSer1.1, whole genome shotgun sequence encodes:
- the LOC117347801 gene encoding membrane primary amine oxidase-like — MNLKTVLILLALALATILVLVCVLLSGAAKPNHCRSSGHSGQQEKQRQHSNQSLVFSDLTPDEFSQVLDYLKKELRVDFVDADIASPSDNCIYYIDVQFPKKQEVLDYLDRGKHKPKREALAVIFFGNQSDPNITEFVVGPLPKPIYHKDITLLKYKSKLPYYRRPVIGNEYGEMYSLIYKKEFSNAPTFLKNAFGYDGTNFAALTTAPRGFQSGDRSTWFVLFQNVTGSGFYLHPVGLEVLLDHKSLNVSKWNVSKVFYNGVYYANMAHLEEQYKAGNVEVLKLNRVHPDEDIASMKPKAVPSTDIPIQNEPNGPRYSVQNNQVLFQSWSFAFGKNVNSGLRLFDVRFKGERILYELSLQEAIAIYGSNSPGGMITRYIDGSFGIGRFSYELVRGVDCPYLATYVDTHHLIESGSQETNKNSICIFEQNSGVPLRRHYSNLHSMYYGGLANTVLVIRAISTLINYDYVWDFIFYQNGAIETKVHATGYISSSFFFADGLDYGSKVGEHTLGTMHTHFINYKVDLDVGGTRNSFLMQDMTFNTVNVPWESTVQIQRPKLTRQVLETENQASFQLNSAMPRYVHFASNQTNKWGHQRSYRIQISSFAGDYLPEASSVENAMNWARYKLAVTKYKDEESQSSSIFNQNDPWTPTVNFNTFLNNEDIKNQDLVAWITVGFLHIPHAEDIPNTVTAGNAVGFYLRPYNYFNEDPSIYSSDGVYFRSDQDYTTCSINQVACLSKTSSCSPNFPPFTYDGFQKVINL; from the exons ATGAATTTGAAAACAGTTCTCATACTACTAGCTTTAGCACTGGCCACTATTTTAGTCCTAGTCTGCGTTCTGCTGTCTGGAGCAGCCAAACCAAACCACTGTAGGTCCTCGGGACACAGTGGCCAGCAAGAAAAGCAGAGACAGCACAGTAACCAGAGCTTGGTCTTCTCCGACCTGACACCAGATGAATTCTCTCAGGTGCTGGACTACCTCAAAAAGGAGCTCAGGGTGGACTTCGTCGATGCCGATATTGCATCCCCTTCAGATAACTGCATCTATTATATTGATGTGCAATTTCCCAAGAAGCAAGAGGTTCTGGACTACTTAGACAGAGGAAAACATAAGCCCAAAAGGGAAGCATTagctgtcattttctttggcaaCCAATCAGATCCAAACATCACAGAGTTTGTCGTCGGTCCCCTCCCTAAACCAATATACCATAAGGATATCACTTTGCTAAAGTACAAAAGTAAGCTTCCTTATTACCGTAGACCAGTCATTGGTAACGAATATGGAGAAATGTACTCTCTGATTTACAAAAAGGAGTTTTCAAATGCACCGACTTTTCTTAAAAACGCATTTGGATATGACGGGACTAATTTTGCTGCACTTACGACAGCCCCTAGAGGATTCCAGTCTGGAGACCGCAGCACCTGGTTTGTCCTGTTCCAAAATGTGACTGGAAGTGGCTTCTACTTGCACCCAGTGGGCCTGGAAGTCTTGCTGGACCACAAGAGTTTAAATGTCTCCAAGTGGAATGTGAGCAAGGTGTTTTACAACGGTGTGTATTATGCAAACATGGCACATCTAGAAGAGCAGTATAAGGCAGGCAATGTGGAAGTCCTAAAACTGAACAGAGTCCACCCCGATGAGGATATTGCTTCAATGAAACCCAAAGCTGTTCCCTCAACGGACATTCCCATCCAAAATGAACCAAATGGACCACGCTACAGTGTCCAAAACAACCAAGTTCTTTTTCAGTCCTGGAGCTTCGCCTTTGGGAAAAATGTTAACTCAGGACTGCGTCTGTTTGATGTTCGATTTAAAGGCGAGAGAATTCTCTATGAACTGAGCCTTCAGGAAGCCATTGCGATCTATGGATCAAATAGTCCTGGTGGAATGATTACAAGATACATAGATGGGAGTTTTGGCATTGGAAGATTTTCGTATGAGCTGGTAAGGGGTGTGGACTGCCCCTACTTAGCTACTTATGTGGACACCCATCATTTAATAGAATCTGGCTCTCAGGAAACAAATAAAAACTCAATCTGCATCTTTGAACAGAACTCTGGAGTCCCTTTGAGGCGTCATTATTCTAATTTGCATTCTATGTACTATGGAGGGCTAGCCAATACTGTCCTTGTCATTAGGGCCATTTCCACCCTCATAAACTATGACTATGTATGGGATTTTATATTCTACCAAAATGGAGCAATTGAAACCAAAGTGCATGCCACTGGATATATAAGCTCCTCCTTTTTCTTTGCGGATGGTCTAGACTATGGCTCGAAAGTTGGGGAACATACTTTGGGGACAATGCACACacatttcataaactataaagtgGATTTAGATGTTGGAG GAACAAGAAATTCTTTTCTGATGCAGGACATGACCTTCAACACCGTGAACGTCCCCTGGGAGTCGACAGTTCAGATCCAGAGACCCAAACTCACACGACAGGTCCTAGAAACAGAAAACCAGGCCAGCTTCCAGCTCAACTCAGCTATGCCCAGATATGTCCACTTTGCAAGCAACCAAACAAATAAATGGGGCCACCAGCGTTCATACAGAATCCAGATCAGCAGTTTTGCTGGTGACTATCTCCCGGAAGCAAGTTCGGTTGAGAACGCAATGAACTGGGCCAG ATACAAACTGGCAGTCACAAAATATAAGGATGAGGAATCCCAAAGCAGCTCCATATTCAACCAGAATGATCCATGGACCCCAACTGTGAATTTCAACACATTCCTGAATAATGAAGACATCAAGAACCAG GATTTGGTGGCCTGGATAACTGTTGGCTTCCTCCATATTCCGCACGCTGAGGACATTCCAAACACCGTGACAGCAGGAAATGCAGTCGGCTTCTACCTGAGACCCTACAACTATTTCAACGAGGATCCCTCTATCTACTCTTCTGATGGCGTCTACTTCAGAAGCGATCAAGACTACACAACTTGCTCAATCAACCAGGTGGCATGCTTGTCAAAAACGTCATCCTGCTCTCCAAATTTCCCTCCATTCACTTACGATGGGTTTCAGAAAGTTATAAATCTGTAG